The window ACATTCTTGATGCACCAGGAGAAGTTATAGGGAAATCCAACTATGGTACTTTGTACAAGGCCTTGCTGCAGAGGAGTAACTGTGTGAGGTTGCTTAGGTTCTTGAGGCCAATTTGTACAGCAAGGGTTGAAGATTTTGGTGATGTGGTTCAGTTGCTGGGGTGCATTAGACATCCCAATTTAGTGCCTCTTTTGGGGTTCTATGCAGGGCCTAGAGGTGAAAAGCTCCTTGTTCATCCATTTCTCAGGCGTGGCAACCTGTCTGATTTCATTAGAGGTAAGTTTGTTGTGTGTTCTTCTGCaagttttatttagaaaaatacatGGACTTGATAGTCTATTATTGGAATTTGCAATTTCTGCTTTATATTCATTACTCCATGGTTCCAGTCTTTTTAGTTTTCTGCTGAAATGTTCTCTTGATTCAGCATCATCAAATTCCTTTTAGatcttgttaaaaatatttaggataCATTCTAGATCTCTTCTTGGGCACATTGCCAGCTAATTATGGTTTAAATGCTGCCTAATTTGTTGCTGTCGACACCTACCTTTGTCATCTAGCCTTGCCTGCGATAATGCTCGCCATTTTTCAGCTTGTACAACCATATTTTTTCTAGCTGTTTCAAGTAAAATCCTGTCATTTTCGTACTTTTGGCCTGGAAAATGTTTAGCTTCAATGGACCAACTCTGTGTTTTTTTGGCAGATGGGAAGTCTGAGTTTCACAAATGGACCGTCATTTATAAGATATCTATTGGAATAGCCAAAGGATTGGATCATCTTCACGCTGGATTGCAGAAGCCAGTAATTCATGGGAATCTCAAGTCAAAGAATATATTGTTGGATCGCAATTTCCATCCGTGTATCTCCGACTTTGGCCTTCATCTCCTCTTGAATCTTACTGCTGGCCAGGAAATGCTTGAAGCTTCTGCAGCTGAGGGATATAAAGCTCCTGAACTTATCAAAATGAAAGAGGTCACTGTGGAGACTGATATATACAGTCTTGGAATAATTCTGCTTGAATTACTCTCAGGGAAGGAACCGATCAATGAGAATCCAACCGCTGATGAGGATTTTTATCTGCCAACGTTCATGCGAAATGCAGTCCTTGATCGGAGAATTGCTGATTTATACCATCCAGACATACTTCTTAGCAATGGCGATGATAATGAAAGACCTGTAACTGAAGAATGTGTACTCAAATACTTTCAGTTGGCTATGGCCTGTTGTTCTCCTTCGCCTTCTCTTCGACCAAACATCAAGCAAGTCCTTTGGAAacttgaagaaattggaagacAATAACATCTTTCGAAAATTGAACAGGGTTTTGGTGGCAGGGCACTGTGCAGTTGATTTCGGGctaaaatttttacattttcatttctttcaagatcTTGTTCAATGGTTATGACAAAGTTGATGACACGGATGATATCGTCGTAACGTGCGTGGGAAAAGTTGAAATGGATGTCCACCTCAAGCTAAAAAGTCGACAATTTCAGCTACAGCACATAACAAGAAGTGGGGTTTTGTGAATTGCGATGCTATCTTTTATGGTGGAGGAAGTTTGAAGCAGGAATTCTAACTTGAAGCAAAGTCTTGCACATTCCAGCCATCAGACAAGAAATGTGGAATTGGTGATTGGCTTTGTCGGATTCCGAGACTACTTTGTTGCTAAAAAGCACCAGCGACACAAGATTATGAATCTGATATGGTCCCCCGCTTTGTTATGTGGATGCATATATGTTTACGAGAAAGGGCCAATTATCAACAGCAAAAGTGTCATGCTTATTTCCACTACCCCAGCAATTGTACCTGCAAACCTCTCCAGAATCCAATGGTAAGTTCATCTTAAATTTGCAATGCAACGAGGCACTTTTACAATTCTGTGGAGAGGTAGCTAAACATTTACTCTCTGCCCTATTCCTTGGACAAGAAACAGTGGCAGCACATGAAAGATACTGATGCTTTGGGCTACTTGGATGCTTACTCTTGCTCTACTACTTGATTAACCCGGTATTGCTCACATGGTTACATGTATATTAAACCAAAATTGACGTGGGAAATTTGTATAGAAAATCAATTATCATTTCACGTTTCTTTTTCTGTGCCTCTCTTTTGATAGCATTTCCTGTTAGCTGGCATTGAATTGTGGTGGGTagcttttgaattttgattggtCTAAACCATGAGAAATTGAGAGATCACTTTCTGATTCAGTCAGGCAATAACTcaactttaatttcataatGCAATTTCAACTACTTAATAATAATGGCACTTTTGGTCAATGGCCGTCTGTGCTTTCCCACATCATCCATCGCTCTGGGCCATTGGACCAGTTCTTTAACATGGTGCGGCACTTTCTCAGCAGTAGGTTGAGCAGTCTAGCGTCACCATCCCAAAATGCCACCTGGACTTCTTCTTGCGTGCTTTGCCTCAATTGAATATATGCGTACTGTGATATTTACCATGAAAGCTGACGGTCCATCATCTTCGTAAATAAATACAGGCGAAACACTTCCATTTTCAGGGCCATTTCCAGTTAGCAATGTACAGGAAGAAAATAACATGTCTCATCTAAAATTTGCCCATCACGAAAAGAGTAAGTGCGCTTGTTggccaccttttcttttttttttctttctctttgggccattcttctctctttcctttccttctcgtCTTCTTTATTGGGTTTAGTTTGGCAAAGATTTAGAAACTGCAATGAAAAGGGAAATGAAAATTGTCTAGCGCGTGAAGAAAGGTACCTTTGTCCGATAGTAGCCTTTCTTAGTGGCGTTGGCCGGCTCCATCTCGATGAGTTGCACCTCCTCATTGGTCAGTGAGGCTTTGATAGCACCTTGACGAcatctctctctcctctttctttcttggatTCCGCTCGagctttcttctctctctctcttggttttttcttggGCTCGGTTAGGCATTTTATTTTGACCACTggaatcattaaaaatttagcagagctgaaaaaatcaaaacaagaaataaaatgtgAAAATGGAACTCAAATTCATCACGTCAGAATCAAACAAACATAGCCAAAACAACTGAGCTTCGCTAACAGAAACAACGTCAAACACAGGCAAGACTCTCAACATACTGATAAACATTGAACATTACAAAGTTCTTTTCCTTGAAGTCATAGGGTATCACTTTGCCTGGTATGTGCAGCAGCACTGAAAATGAGTCCTCGTCACTTTCTCCCCTAACAAAAGCCAGTATCTCAAAAGCATAACTAGTCAGCTCCCAAAATTCCAGAGGTGAGCTCATAATCATCTCTGGAAATGCACCAGCAATTGCATTAAGATCGATGTGGTGCTTCACAAACCATCCGGAGTTGTCTGCCCTCATCTCATAAACATCAAGTTGTGTGTTAGCTTGAGGGGGAGGGCCATGAATCTCAACAAGAAGCAAGCGCCCCCGAGATTCTCCGAAATACCTAACATTTCTCTGTTCCATACCATCATCGATTTGAGGAATCGGAGGCATTGGCATTTGCTTAAGCTGTTCTCCGTCAACATTTGTTTGATGAATACATCTCTATCTGATAATGATGTTGTCAGGTGATTCTTTAACAAGCCATTTTGGAGCTGATTCTCAAGCAAGTTTATAGTTGTTTTCTTGGTCTTTATATGAAGCAGCTTTGGGTTGCTTTCTTGGAATAGACCATATGGAGATGAAGGCGATAAAGCAGGCATGtttctcaaattttttagagatttatcatgattttcagttttatatatatatatatatatatatatatatatatataaaatacggAAGCTGATGTAAGGCGTATTGATggatataattagataaaatttgTACCCATAATCATATTAAAGTGCGGTAGGTTTAGGTTAAGACagattacaaaatattttttattttttaaaatttatttttaacatcatcacattaaaacgctaaactaaaaaaaattaattttaaataaaaaaacatttatcagATTTTTGAC of the Populus nigra chromosome 7, ddPopNigr1.1, whole genome shotgun sequence genome contains:
- the LOC133699549 gene encoding putative kinase-like protein TMKL1; translated protein: MSHTRQGLKLVVGLTLVIFLFVVVAVVFVYFKRKAERKTCNDIENTEEKHGDHGAETTEDLVTFQGGQDLTISDILDAPGEVIGKSNYGTLYKALLQRSNCVRLLRFLRPICTARVEDFGDVVQLLGCIRHPNLVPLLGFYAGPRGEKLLVHPFLRRGNLSDFIRDGKSEFHKWTVIYKISIGIAKGLDHLHAGLQKPVIHGNLKSKNILLDRNFHPCISDFGLHLLLNLTAGQEMLEASAAEGYKAPELIKMKEVTVETDIYSLGIILLELLSGKEPINENPTADEDFYLPTFMRNAVLDRRIADLYHPDILLSNGDDNERPVTEECVLKYFQLAMACCSPSPSLRPNIKQVLWKLEEIGRQ